The Megachile rotundata isolate GNS110a chromosome 6, iyMegRotu1, whole genome shotgun sequence nucleotide sequence CGATATAAACCACCGGAAAACAGTAACTGATGTTCTCGAACTTTTCTATCGAGGAACTGTCTCAATTCCGGTAGTCCACATTCCATTGCACCTGGACCTTGAGAAgcaaacatttttaacatttgatGAATCCTTTCCAAAGGCATAGAGTCTAGATTGGTCAACATGCCAACGATGTAAGACCAAAACACTTGTAACTCTTCTTCTCTCTGATCGCTCGCGGACGCCATTGCGCTCTCGATTTCTTCCTCTTCCACGATATCCGCTAGAGATCGGTTTTTCGTCGAGCTTTCCTCTTGCAACGCGTAAACGTCGTTAGATACTTCTTTCAGAAGACCTTGCGAGACCCAAAAGGTTATTTTTCTTCTTAACACGGTTGCTGGGGCGTGCATCACTTCCGCCAGTTCTTCCAAAGTCCATTCCTCTGCAAAAATTTTAGAACAACGTTTACtaacttaaatataaattataacaagATTCATGGAAATGTTCCTTACTTTTATCTTGAAAGTGTAAGATGATCGTAGCGTGTATCGGCGTTacgtttatatttaattttcgaTCCTTTAACTCGATTTCTAACGTGACATTTCCAAGATGGGGTTTCCAACAGAGCGTTCTGTTccctttcaaagtttcaaacgccttcacatatttattcaattgattctgtacaatttttggTAGTTCCAGTTTCCAGTTCTCTTTGAACGGTGGCCAAAATTGTGCCGATAATATTAACGCGGATGTAGGGAACCGCTCTTTCTCTAATATGTAATTCGTGTCCGACTGTATATGACCGTCTATTCTTTTCGAATCGTAGACATCTTTCAACATAACCTCACAATAATGAAGTTGATTTTCCCCGAAGCGTCTTTTCAGTAATTCCAAGTGGCGGATTTCTCGCTCAGTGTGATAATTTAATTGGGATAGTAATCTGTCCGCCAACAACGTACGATACTCGTTTACGAACAGATCTTGGCTGCCATATATGTTTACCAACATCGAGATTATATCTGACATTCTGCGCTGCGCTGATTTTGCTGTAAAACCCAATGCGTTACCAAATCGTTTAATACGATTAGTGAGATTATATTTTCTTGAACGTACCAGGATCAGCGTCAACGGGATCCGGCATCCATTTATCCCAATCTTCATTCTCTTCATCGCCGGAACCGTCGTCTAGTTGTATAGATTCTCCTTTAACTAATTCATCTGCTAGATCGCTAGGAGAATCATCGAGTAAGTCGCTTACCACGCAGCGTACGGTATCTTCTCTGCTTCTTAAATAAATCCTGCGTAAAAGAAgataaacaaatatatttccTATACGTTTCATAAGTTCCAGATTCTTCTATGTAATCTTAATACTGATTAAATCAATGCAAATGTTGTTACTTATTTCTATTACAAAGCGGTGGAAATATGATTGTAACGTTACTATTACTTAATAGGTTCCGTAATCGTCTCAAGAAGAACTCCCGTTGGATCCAATTGCCTCAACGCCCTTATAGCGGCAATGTAAGCCGTTATGATATCCGGTGTATTTACACCTGGATGCAACAGTCTTGATTTCAGAGCTTCTTGTAAATTTTCTATTAGGAATTTTCTTAAATCAGTTCGTTGCAGGCAAACGCGTAAGTCATCCACCGCAGGTTGAGAATCGGGATACTCTGCACATACAAAAAATTACGTACAATGATgttaaaagaataaatattagaaacatttaaaaaaatacctaTTATGATATCGAAGAGTTGTTCAATTCTGAATCTCGTATACGTCTCGTATAAAAAGTGAGACAATTTCTGTTTGAACTTATTTATAGCGTTACGAGTTTGATCATTCAATGATACAATTTTTGAAGAACCACCAGAGTATATCCTGATCAACCAATTCATAACAACCGTTTCAAGCCACTGGAAAGTTCACGTTTTCTCATcagttattttatattcagtaaACAACTTTCGTTGTTCAAATTTATGTTACGTCGTGAAATAAGATATTACATTTTCCAACGATGCTATTTGCGATACGTCAAACGTTTTGTCGCATGATCGATATACGTGATTTTTTATACGTATGTGTATCAACGACGTGAGGACGTTACCAACTATCCTTTCCAATAATTCTAGCTCTATTAACTTTCTGTTAGTTTCATGAAACATGAATACTATCATTTGGCATTGGCATTTTTCTAGTTTTTGTAAACAGCCCATGCATCGAAGAGAATCACCATCAGGATTGGCTACTATAAAATATGTGatgttaataataatgattataATAAAGAATACATTATACATCATATAATGTGATTGCTACTGAAAATTGTACATGAAATTTTCAATGTATAAATTTACCATGTGTTGAGTTATCTGCACTACAGAACACATTGAATGAAATCTTATAAAATTGTTCTACAACATGCTCATAGCGCAAAGGCAATTGACTCAGTAGCGTAGATCTGACTATTGCCTTAAACTGATTTAATATATCAGTACCATTCAAGTTTCTAATGCCTTCACTTTGTATCAAATATTCCAGTTTTTTTAATAGTGGCAGAAATTCTGTTAAGCTAACATATAATCCATCCACTGCATtcttaaaatgttcaaaacctTGTTGTCCATCTAAGGTATTTACAAAGTGTTTCCAAAATGTGGGAGCCACATTCTGTCTTATGTATCGTTGTATATGATAAATAACTACGTCCTTGACAAAGTCTGTTAATCCAAGAGACTTTATTTCattgattattttattgaattcttCATCTGTACATTCATTTTGAATCTGAAGAAAAATAgtattaggttatattaggctATAAGAGTAAAATAAAAGTATCTTGTAGATCTAATAAATCTAGTTATTAAAGCTATAATATGAAGGCAACAGAAAAGCATAGGTATGTGCATGTAagagtattaaataaaaaaataatatatcaacaAATACATGTAATCTAACCTGTTCGTATAAAATAGGAAATGCATACTGTATCCGTGGAAAGATATCATTTTCGCTGTCCggtttagccatattattccaAAGAATCTTTTAAATAATTGCAGTATTTAATTGTTCCAAttatataagtatataattataaaattataatcactCGACAAAGTTGACTATACCACTTGTCAAACGTTTAAAAGATTGAAAGATAAATTGCTCATCAAAggaaacaattaataaaaagaacTTCACGCATAGAAGTTTTCAGTATTTGTTGGTAAATGTTTCATTGAAACATTTTCTCTTTATAACATCTGTTATTTTGATACTTGTTCTTACAGAGATAAgttatacatttaaaatttgtgcAATGCAGCTAACTTCAGTAAGTTTCTTTGCCTATTTCTGAATAAGGAGTCGTGTAAGTAAATCTACGCCTATGGCATGGCGGCCATGGAGGCTCCGTCGTTTGACGTTCAAAGAGCAGAAAGGTTAGGTTGGACATAGTTGCTGTCAGCGTAATGTTTCCTTCGCTGATTTCTGCTATTTTGAGGTCAACGTATTCGTACAAATGCTTGAAGAATATCGTCAGGAATATATAGTTTAACGCTTTACAGTGGCCAAGCTGAAATTAAAGGAGAATACCTATCCTCTAAAGTTTACTCTTAGGTCAGTCATTGATGCAACCGATTAATTTTATTCGATCGAACTCGTTAAATTATCATAGTGTTTCTATTCGCGTTATAGCCTAAAGTAGCAACTAAGAAAATATCAGGATATGGTTCAACAATACCAATCACCCGTCAGGGTGTACAAACATCCTTTTCCGCTCGTGATGATGGTATGTTTGCTTTCCTCGAATCAAATTATTTATCGTACCTGGTTTtactttgtttaattttattcgaaCGTTCGTGTTGACCGatatagtttttaaaaattttatttcttatattattttacaggCATACGAGCGTAGATTTCCAACGTGCTCACAAATCCCTGTTTTAGTTGGTTGCGAGATAGTTTCGGACGAAGAGTGTAAAAATGGTACATTTAGAATAACGGAACGACGATGTAAATTAAACGTCGATGCtccatatattttaaaaaaggcgTGTACACATTTAATTGATTactattttgagaatttggcagaAAATATTACACTTACAGTACCAAAAAATAGTTGTACGATTTCAAGTTATTTTGTACTTATTTTCTGTTAAAGTTTTGTTTGTTCAAATAGCTATAAATTTGATTATCTTGTGTTCTCCTTCTCCTTTTATATCGATATGcaaatttatataacatatgtatatgaatggACCCgtattatttttcttctttcttacaGATAATTGGGGTcgattatgtatattttattcagAGGAACATTTTAGATAGAAGGAACAGTGTGCTAGAAATTGAAGCGTACAATGAAAGCTTTTCATCCAGAGTAACAGTGATTgaaaaatgtagatattttgTAAGTATCTGATTCAATTTGTATCTGTATTCTTTCTTCAATGTGacctcatatgtacatatgtattctGCAGATATTAATCATATAAGGAAATACATATTCAGTAATTATACTTACATAACTATGCATTCATTCATAACTGCAAGAAGAGATTATTGTGCAAGATCATTTGATTCATGCATCATACagaaatactaaataaaaatagtgtACACATAAAgtctttaataaatatatgatacTTATAGGTTCATCCTCAGAATCCAGAGTGGACCTGTTTTGAACAAACTGCAAGTTTAGATATCAGAAACTTTTTTGGCTTTGAAAATTCAATGGAAAAATTAGCGATGAAACAATATGCTCAAAACATAGCAAAGGTACATTTCGAAAAGCGTGGTAGTTTCTTTATCTGTTACCTTATTTCTAAATCATAGAGgtaatattttcaatgaaacaCACAGGGTaaagaaataattgaatatttcataaataagtTAAAAGAGGAAGGTATCGTTTATGTATCTCCGTGGAAAGATCCTAATGAAACATCATTTACGAAGGATACAGGGTAagtttaaaattacaaagttgaaaaattaaacgaTCGTTTAACCATCGGGTACGTAGATATGTTTTCTTAACAAGAGTATACTAGCCACAGCGATTGTAcattaattgtatattatacacTTTTCAATTATTACTTAGAAATGCTGATGAGGAAAGTCAGGAAAATCTGAGCCTAAAAGAGCCTTACACCTATTCAGATTTGCAAAATAAAGGTATGGCATAGATAGCccatttaataaattagtagctgaacaaataatttttatttctctttaaacttgaaactgttttatattttagaaatgcAGTTGTCGTCGGATTACATAGAGAGATACTTGGGAAAGTTAAACATGATACAAGAGAGTAAACTTATACAACTGCGTCAAAGTATGAAAGAATTAAGGGGAAGTTCGGTACCTAGTGACGCGACTCTCTTGCGATTTCTCAGAGCTACAGAATTTTCTGTTGATAAAGCGAAAGAAATGTTAACGCAGGCGTTACATTGGCGGAAGAAACACCAAATCGATAGACTGCTGGAAGAGTACCAAGTTCCGCAAGTGGTAAAAGATTATTTTCCTGGTGGCTGGCATCATTTTGATAaaggtacaaatatttttttatgttctTTAGAAATAATTGTATACCTAAGAAGCTGTATACATTAAGATACAACCTCGTTTCTAGATGGTCGACctttatatattttgaaaatgggtCAAATGGATGTGAAAGGATTATTAAAATCCATCGGAGAAGATGATTTATTAATGTTGGTAAGgtcttataaaattatattaaagtaacatctttaataaataatttgaaagtatGAAATTCACCATTGTCACTGGCACAGGCGTTACACATATGCGAGGAAGGCCTTCTATTAATGGAAGAAGCAACTACCGTTTCAGGTCATCCGGTATCACAATGGACTTTGTTAATAGATCTGGAGGGTTTGAACATGCGTCACTTGTGGAGACCCGGTATAAAGGTACAACTTAGTGCTTTCTAACATCGATTATACCGTAAACCCACATTTCCTCTTTCCTTTATAATTATGATAAATGAATGTTTGCAGGCTTTATTACGAATCATTGAAATCGTCGAAATTAATTACCCAGAAACAATGGGTAGAGTACTTGTTACACGAGCACCCAGATGTTTTCCTATTTTATGGACACTTATTAGCACTTTCATAAGTAAGTATATTAGTTCTTTTATTACAACCAGTGCGATAATAACCATAAAATTTTCCTTCACAGATGAAAACACGAGGAAGAAATTCATGTTTTACTGTGGCACCAGTTATCAAGAGCAAGGCGCTGGAGGTATCGACGAATACATCGACCCTGAATTCATTCCGGACTTTCTTGGAGGATCATCCGaggtaaaattaataatactttACTCCATGATAACGTGACTTGTGGCACCATCGAAAGACGCGCGTACTTTCAAGATAACAACTTCTTTTATAGTCTCAAGCCGCGAAGAATAATCCTTGCACCGttaattatttaagttaatattttatagtacGTAACCTCGTAAAATTACCTAACCTTATTCTtcgaaataatatattttaactaaTAGGACAGTATGTGCGAGATTTATGGTATGGTACCTCgaagattttatattttcgacGCAACAACTAATAACGTAAGAACTTTTATATCTTTAGTTTGTACGTTGAAAGGTGTAGTGATACCTTATGTTGTTTTCCGTTTCCAtttgctttttttttcttttaagggTATGCAAGCATCTGAATTGATTTTTGGGATATCCAAGAATAATTCAGACTTAGGCGTATacctttaataatattttatttgtcatTGTCATTTAGCATTTTACAATTtgataattgtttaaattaaaagcAATGAAAGAACACGAACATACAAAATAACGCACAATATCTGTATGTTAGAACATAGACTAACACAAGTTTCAAAAAGATCTTCCGTAATTCGCAATGTGTGTCACGTTCGCGCATttatatttcaagtaagtacAAACACAAGTGAGATAATTGgatgttaaaaaattcattgtGACGTCCAAAAAACACCATTCAATTTCTTGTACCACAAAGATGAAGTCACAGATTGCAAAATGGTAAAGGACCAACTTGTAAAACCATTTTGAGGTATCCTGTATTTTGGTGTTGACAGCAGTAGAGTATATTTTTCTTGTACAATGCCAACCACATGAAATACTTACGCATAGCAATTTTAAGATATACATTATAATGCATGCTTGACAATTCACAGCGATAGAGCCGCCGCTAGGGTTTGCAATAgcaattggtaatttgaaaatgcataactttgtaattttcaagatttgtaaattaaaatatttctaaagtcgGTAGCTTGAAGGTTGGGGTCCTCCCCAAATACCGACGCTAACGGCGGTATTGCATAGCAAATCATTTGATCCGGTCACTTATATTCAATTCTATTCAACTGATAGAAGTTATTCTTTATTAATAGACTTGCACTGCCGATGGAGGAATCGTCCCAAAGCAACTGTACAACTTGGACTTGGAAATTACGTCCACCGAAGAAGGACACAGTTTATATCACACCATTACCTTGAGCCGTGGACAAATCCATCGTGTGATAATACATTCTAATGACCCAGGAGCAGTTCTAACGTGGGATTTTGACGTGATACGTCATAATATTACGTTCACTGTTCTGTATCAGGCCAGTCCAGATAATAAACCTTCATCCTCAGGTATGGTATTATCAAgctttattaaatattgttaatttataaaagaataagTAAATGATAAATATATATCTTATCCTATAGATAAGGAACCAGAGGTAACAGAAACGGAAGAAATAAAAGGACCTTTCGTTAAAGTTGAACCCACTATTACTTGtcatgatggtgaaagtatccAGGTgaaagatttattttatttccaacGTATACATAATACTTTATCTACTAAAAATTCCCAACGTTCTAATCTTGCATTCCATCAATACAGGGTTCTCACATAATGCAACAAGCAGGTACATATGTATTGCAGTGGCATAATCAAGATGATCAGGTAGAATTTCTTCCATCCATCAGTAGTCACAAAGCACAACTCATGTACTTCTACGAAACGTTACCTTCAATCCACTACAGGTATATTGTATACAATAAATGAATCTTTATACACGATCATAATTATCTACGACCATTATATTTTCCAGAGGATCTATGATGAGCTTGCAATCCGGTATAAGTACAAAGTCAGAAGCGACTTCTTCGTTTTTGTCCAGATGACGCGCAAGTACCGCGTCCTAACGCGTTAATCGATCGTTAAAATTGCTAAGCATAAAGAAATAGAGGAAcgttatttttcataaatgattgatcaatcaattaatttttgtagaatatcTTCCACCACAGTAATTTTATACGATTTTAAGTTctcaaaggattatttttaaaactgTACATTTGCAATAAGAGCATCACGTTCAAAGATGTAAGTAGAAAGCacgaaattttaattgtaaaaaatacgttgaataaataaaaactaactttattaaatatctgtgtattttatattctgaaGTGGGGTAAGACTGAGGGAAACTGAGGAGTACCGTTatgttgggattttgggaatatttTGTAAAGAAGCTGTTTTTTTCAAAGGGGGACATCTGGGGAGCAGTTTTTGGTGACGGAAGCAAAATAATTGGTATATCATAGTAAATTAAGTTAGTAAAGTtagtaataattgaatatttagggaaattaaatttttggaactagtggcgccatctcttcggcgaacggggtgaactacgcACTTTTGAAACTCAACTTTAATTAGTTTCATTTGTTACCGCTAGGTGGCGAATATAGTGGCGCCATCTttccggcgaacggggtgaactacacacttttgaaactctaCTTAAATTAGTTCCATTTTCTACCGCTAGGTGGCGTATgcagtggcgccatctctccggcgaacggggtgaactactcACTTTTGAAACACTACCTTAATTAGTTCCATTTTCTACCGCTAGACGGCGATACAGTGCATCTCGCAGCGCCGTCTAGCGGTAGAAAGTGGAACTAATCAAGGTggtgtttcaaaagtgtgtagttcaccccgttcgccgaagagatggcgccactagttcaaaaatttattttccttaaaaaatcaattaatattgattttattgattaataaactatatatttattatgtattcaTTAATATTGACTTTATACTGCTTGCAATACATTTCATGggttcaaatattttgattatatgttCAGTACACTTCCCACACTATACACCTTGTCGATCATACAGGAAATGACacaaagataaaaaatttcctTTCAATTAACCAAAAACCATTCTCTTCTTTAAAAAGAAATCTTCTTCCATAAAAAAAGAACTTATTTGCACAATTTTTTTGAATATCGAAGCAAGATGGTTGtccataaaaattaatagaaattagACGATGCTCCataattaatcaaataattaaaatttaacaggAATAAAATGTTGAAGAGAAAATCGTTCTCCAATTAAGTGCCTTGTTCTTGCAACATAAATCTGTTTATACGATTTATAATGTATGCTAATCCTTTCCCTCTACAGTATCTGTTTATTCAAATTATACTGATACATCATTCGTATTGTTGCCATAGGCGTTCGGATTAATTTCGtgatcaatatttatttatgtccAATCGTGTATTGTATTGATTTAAATTTCTGTTTGATGATCTTCCTTTTGCTGATGCGATCAGCTGTTATTTACCGAGGATCAGATGCATTTCATTATTTGTCTCGTGACGCGTTATCCATAAATCTAACGATTACTTTTGTAAATTCATGTCAGATATGTTATCGCTATGGTCAGTCTTTCTGCAACGCTTGTCGGGGACAAATAAACGAGCGCCGTTCGAATTGCCAATAAGCATTTCTAGCTCTCTTCAAGCATTTCTTGATACACTTATTAATCCCCAAACTtagttaatttattaaacaaatttttaaggaatttatttataaatgtttgaCTAGTTTATTTGTGATTAAGTCTTTTCAGTTAAATTGCCTCAGATGTTCAAATCTCTTACATCTACTTTGAACTCTCCTATCTTGCAGTGACAATTGTGCTACAGTGATTTGATCAAATTGATGTGAATTCAACTCTGTTCCACAAGTTATCAGTGCATCCTGATGTGATCAGCACAAACTCTCGTTATGTCAATCACCGTGGTCACTGCATATTATCCTTTTAGTCTCACACGCTTGATTAAAAGCCTACACAAACCGGACAAAGTATGGCTCACAAGTAAACTTCAAGACCTATACATCTCTATCTGGACAAAACTTCAAATAAACCTCTATGAATATACGTCTCTAAATAAACGTCAACTACTTATAAACATTCAAGGCCACAATTCAAAAGCATTTGTGATGCAAAACTTACCTAA carries:
- the morula gene encoding anaphase promoting complex subunit morula, whose protein sequence is MAKPDSENDIFPRIQYAFPILYEQIQNECTDEEFNKIINEIKSLGLTDFVKDVVIYHIQRYIRQNVAPTFWKHFVNTLDGQQGFEHFKNAVDGLYVSLTEFLPLLKKLEYLIQSEGIRNLNGTDILNQFKAIVRSTLLSQLPLRYEHVVEQFYKISFNVFCSADNSTHVANPDGDSLRCMGCLQKLEKCQCQMIVFMFHETNRKLIELELLERIVGNVLTSLIHIRIKNHVYRSCDKTFDVSQIASLENWLETVVMNWLIRIYSGGSSKIVSLNDQTRNAINKFKQKLSHFLYETYTRFRIEQLFDIIIEYPDSQPAVDDLRVCLQRTDLRKFLIENLQEALKSRLLHPGVNTPDIITAYIAAIRALRQLDPTGVLLETITEPIKIYLRSREDTVRCVVSDLLDDSPSDLADELVKGESIQLDDGSGDEENEDWDKWMPDPVDADPAKSAQRRMSDIISMLVNIYGSQDLFVNEYRTLLADRLLSQLNYHTEREIRHLELLKRRFGENQLHYCEVMLKDVYDSKRIDGHIQSDTNYILEKERFPTSALILSAQFWPPFKENWKLELPKIVQNQLNKYVKAFETLKGNRTLCWKPHLGNVTLEIELKDRKLNINVTPIHATIILHFQDKKEWTLEELAEVMHAPATVLRRKITFWVSQGLLKEVSNDVYALQEESSTKNRSLADIVEEEEIESAMASASDQREEELQVFWSYIVGMLTNLDSMPLERIHQMLKMFASQGPGAMECGLPELRQFLDRKVREHQLLFSGGLYRLPKS
- the retm gene encoding real-time, translating into MVQQYQSPVRVYKHPFPLVMMAYERRFPTCSQIPVLVGCEIVSDEECKNGTFRITERRCKLNVDAPYILKKIIGVDYVYFIQRNILDRRNSVLEIEAYNESFSSRVTVIEKCRYFVHPQNPEWTCFEQTASLDIRNFFGFENSMEKLAMKQYAQNIAKGKEIIEYFINKLKEEGIVYVSPWKDPNETSFTKDTGNADEESQENLSLKEPYTYSDLQNKEMQLSSDYIERYLGKLNMIQESKLIQLRQSMKELRGSSVPSDATLLRFLRATEFSVDKAKEMLTQALHWRKKHQIDRLLEEYQVPQVVKDYFPGGWHHFDKDGRPLYILKMGQMDVKGLLKSIGEDDLLMLALHICEEGLLLMEEATTVSGHPVSQWTLLIDLEGLNMRHLWRPGIKALLRIIEIVEINYPETMGRVLVTRAPRCFPILWTLISTFINENTRKKFMFYCGTSYQEQGAGGIDEYIDPEFIPDFLGGSSEDSMCEIYGMVPRRFYIFDATTNNTCTADGGIVPKQLYNLDLEITSTEEGHSLYHTITLSRGQIHRVIIHSNDPGAVLTWDFDVIRHNITFTVLYQASPDNKPSSSDKEPEVTETEEIKGPFVKVEPTITCHDGESIQGSHIMQQAGTYVLQWHNQDDQVEFLPSISSHKAQLMYFYETLPSIHYRGSMMSLQSGISTKSEATSSFLSR